From Streptomyces sp. NBC_00683, one genomic window encodes:
- a CDS encoding TrmH family RNA methyltransferase: MSSETGSTQEPQADTAPDPSAEPIQYDDGYGTEIGVGPHPQPWPEGERYDPELLAQGDRRNVGDSYRYWTREAIVADLDLRRHDFHVAVENWGHDFNIGSVVRTANAFLAKEIHIVGRRRWNRRGAMVTDRYQHVRHHPDTADLTAWAAAEGLPIIGIDNLPGAVPLERTELPRRCVLLFGQEGPGLTEDARKHASMVCSIAQFGSTRSINAGAAAAIAMHAWVQRYADIPDPRVQ, from the coding sequence GTGAGCAGCGAGACCGGTAGTACACAAGAGCCCCAGGCGGACACGGCACCCGACCCGTCCGCCGAACCGATCCAGTACGACGACGGCTACGGCACGGAGATCGGCGTCGGCCCCCACCCGCAGCCCTGGCCCGAGGGGGAGCGGTACGACCCCGAGCTGCTCGCCCAGGGGGACAGGCGCAACGTGGGCGACTCCTACCGGTACTGGACGAGGGAGGCGATCGTCGCCGATCTCGATCTGCGGCGGCACGACTTTCATGTGGCGGTGGAGAACTGGGGGCACGATTTCAATATCGGCTCGGTGGTGCGCACCGCCAACGCCTTCCTCGCCAAGGAGATCCACATCGTGGGCCGGCGGCGCTGGAACCGTCGGGGGGCGATGGTCACCGACCGCTACCAGCACGTGAGGCACCACCCCGACACCGCGGACCTGACCGCCTGGGCGGCGGCCGAGGGGCTGCCGATCATCGGGATCGACAATCTTCCCGGGGCTGTGCCGCTGGAGCGTACGGAGTTGCCGCGACGGTGCGTGCTGTTGTTCGGGCAGGAAGGGCCCGGGCTGACGGAGGACGCGCGCAAGCACGCGTCGATGGTGTGCTCGATCGCGCAGTTCGGCTCGACGCGGTCGATCAACGCCGGTGCGGCAGCGGCCATCGCGATGCACGCGTGGGTGCAGCGGTACGCGGACATTCCGGACCCGCGGGTCCAGTAG
- the paaN gene encoding phenylacetic acid degradation protein PaaN, with product MAAELSTEKLSETHRPTLDQALDAIRTRAYWSPHPEHPKAYGEGGLPGSLGAAEGKAAFDAVLNTKLDLGQPGTDGWTGGEVSPYGPELGVEYPHADPDVLLPAMTAGSGAWRAAGPETRALVCLEILARISARTHELAHAVMHTSGQAFMMAFQAGGPHAQDRGLEAVAYAYAEQIRTPLTADWSKPQGKRDPLQLHKSYTAAGRGISLLIGCNTFPTWNGYPGLFASLATGNPVLVKPHPRAVLPLALTVQLAREVLSEAGFDPNLIALAAERPGEGIAKTLAVRPEIKIIDYTGSSAFGDWLEANARQAQVYTEKAGVNTIVVDSTDNYRGMLANLAFSLSLYSGQMCTTPQNLLIPRDGITTDAGAKSYEDVVTDIAEAVNGLLGDDARANGLLGALVNPDVKGRLEAAASLGDVALASRAVANPDFPDAVVRTPVIVKLDGTKPDEGAAYLSECFGPVSFAVAVDSTSGALELLRRTIREKGAMTVGAYTTSPDVERAVEDVCLDESAQLSLNLTGGVYVNQTAAFSDFHGSGGNPAANAALCDGAFVSNRFRVVEVRRQA from the coding sequence ATGGCCGCCGAGCTTTCCACCGAGAAGCTGTCCGAGACCCACCGCCCGACGCTCGACCAGGCCCTCGACGCGATTCGTACGCGCGCCTACTGGTCCCCGCACCCCGAGCACCCGAAGGCCTACGGAGAGGGCGGCCTCCCCGGCAGCCTGGGCGCGGCCGAGGGCAAGGCCGCTTTCGACGCGGTGCTGAACACCAAACTCGATCTCGGCCAGCCCGGGACCGACGGCTGGACCGGCGGGGAGGTCTCGCCCTACGGGCCGGAGCTCGGCGTCGAGTATCCCCACGCCGATCCGGACGTCCTGCTCCCGGCGATGACCGCCGGGTCGGGTGCCTGGCGCGCGGCCGGACCGGAGACCAGGGCCCTGGTCTGCCTGGAGATCCTCGCCCGGATCAGCGCCCGCACCCACGAGCTCGCCCACGCCGTGATGCACACGAGCGGGCAGGCCTTCATGATGGCGTTCCAGGCAGGCGGCCCGCACGCTCAGGACCGCGGCCTGGAAGCGGTGGCCTACGCGTACGCGGAGCAGATCCGCACGCCCCTGACCGCCGACTGGTCCAAGCCCCAGGGCAAGCGCGACCCGCTCCAGCTGCACAAGTCGTACACGGCCGCCGGCCGCGGCATCTCGCTGCTGATCGGCTGCAACACGTTCCCCACGTGGAACGGCTATCCGGGCCTCTTCGCCTCGCTGGCGACCGGCAACCCGGTCCTGGTGAAGCCGCACCCCAGGGCGGTCCTGCCGCTCGCGCTGACCGTCCAGCTGGCACGCGAGGTGCTGTCCGAGGCGGGCTTCGACCCGAATCTGATCGCGCTGGCGGCCGAGAGGCCCGGCGAGGGCATCGCCAAGACCCTCGCGGTACGCCCCGAGATCAAGATCATCGACTACACGGGTTCCTCCGCATTCGGCGACTGGCTGGAGGCCAACGCCAGGCAGGCCCAGGTCTACACGGAGAAGGCCGGCGTCAACACGATCGTCGTCGACTCCACCGACAACTACCGGGGCATGCTCGCCAACCTGGCCTTCTCGCTCTCGCTCTACAGCGGCCAGATGTGCACCACCCCGCAGAACCTGCTCATCCCACGGGACGGCATCACGACCGACGCGGGTGCCAAGTCGTACGAGGACGTCGTCACGGACATCGCTGAAGCCGTCAACGGGCTCCTCGGTGACGACGCCCGGGCCAACGGGCTGCTCGGCGCCCTCGTGAATCCCGACGTCAAGGGCCGCCTGGAGGCGGCGGCTTCACTGGGTGACGTCGCCCTGGCCTCGCGCGCCGTGGCCAATCCCGACTTCCCCGACGCGGTGGTCCGCACGCCGGTCATCGTCAAGCTCGACGGCACCAAGCCCGACGAGGGGGCGGCCTATCTCTCGGAGTGCTTCGGCCCCGTGTCGTTCGCGGTCGCGGTCGACTCGACCTCCGGCGCGCTGGAGCTCCTGCGCCGCACCATTCGGGAGAAGGGCGCGATGACGGTCGGCGCGTACACCACGTCCCCGGACGTGGAGCGTGCGGTGGAGGACGTCTGCCTCGACGAATCCGCCCAGCTCTCGCTGAATCTGACGGGCGGGGTGTACGTCAACCAGACCGCGGCGTTCTCCGACTTCCACGGTTCGGGCGGCAACCCCGCGGCCAACGCGGCCCTGTGCGACGGAGCCTTCGTCTCCAACCGTTTCCGGGTGGTGGAGGTCCGCCGCCAGGCATAG